DNA sequence from the Penicillium psychrofluorescens genome assembly, chromosome: 3 genome:
AGGCGAAAACGGTCCAGTTTGATTGGAATGTGACCTGGGTCACTGCCAACCCGGACGGCCTCTACGACCGCAAGGTGGTCGGCATCAACGGGCAATGGCCGTTGCCCGTGGTGGAGGTGAATAAAGGAGACCGGCTGGTTGTCAACATGTACAACGGCCTAGGAGACAAGAGCGCCTCCATTCATTGGCATGGCATGTTCCAGAATGGCACGAACAACATGGACGGGCCATCGATGGTCACTCAATGCCCGATTGTGCCAGGCTCGTCGTTCACCTACGACTTCACCGTCAATCAGAATGGAACATACTGGTACCATTGCCATACGAATTATTGTTACCCGGACGGCTATCGACAGGCGTTGATCGTGCACGACACCGAGGCATACTTCAACGACATGTACGATGAGGAGTTTACCGTCACGATGAGTGACTGGTATCATGAATTGATCGAGGATATCGGCCCCTCGTTTATCAATCTAGCCAACCCGACAGGCGCAGAGCCTCTTCCCAACGCATTCCTCTTCAATGACACGTTGAACACGAGCATTTCCGTTCAACCTGACAAGACCTACATGTTCCGGTTGATAAATATTGGAGCGTTTGTGGGTCAGTATTTCTATATCGAAGACCACAGCTTCCGCATTGTTGAGATCGACGGGGTATATGTGGAACCCCAGGAGGCCGATATTCTCTACATCGCCGTCGCTCAACGATACTCGATTCTCGTCACCACCAAAAGCACGGCGAACAAAAATTTCCCCATCGTGACTGTCGCCGACTCTGCTTTGTTAGATACCATTCCATCCAATCTACAACTCAACAACACCAACTGGTTGGAATACGACGCCTCGGCCGCCCATCCTCAGGCCGTGATGAAGGTAGCCGTTGCCACTGAGCTCAATCCATTTGACGATGTCAACCTCGTGCCCTGGGACCATGAGCCCCTACTGCCTGATCCTGACCTCACCATTGATGTGACCGTCATCATGCAAGACCTGGGCAACGGTGCTTCGTACGCCTTCCTCAACAATATTTCCTACACCAAGCCCAAAGTTCCAACCCTTTACTCCGTGCTTTCGTCCGGTGACCTCTCCACCAACTCCGAGATCTACGGCGAATTCACCCATCCCTATGTTCTCGGCCACAACCAAGTGGTGGAGATCATTCTGAACAACGGCGACACTGGTACCCATCCATTCCATCTGCACGGCCACAACTTCCAGGTCATCGAGCGTGCTCCGCCGTACGGGCCCAACTTCTACAGCTACCTGAATGGCGACCCAGTCCCATATAACCCTTCGAACCACACGGCGTTCCCCAAGTACCCAGCCCGACGAGACACCCTCGTTCTTCCGCCGCAGGGCCACTTCGTCATCCGCTTCGTCGCCGATAACCCCGGCGTATGGTTCTTCCACTGCCACATCGACTGGCATCTGTCGCAGGGCCTGGCGATGACGCTGATCGAAGCTCCCCAGCAAATCCAGGAACGCGTGTCCATTGCCGAAGACCAGTATGCAGCTTGTCGAGCCGGTGGTATGCAACATGAAGGCAATGCCGCAGGCAACACTGAGGACTTTCTTGATCTGCAGGGCCAGAATAAGCAGGTTAAGTGGCTGCCCGCTGGCTTTACGGACAGAGGTATCATTGCTTTGGTGTTTTCTTGTGTTGCTGCGTTTTGCGGAATGGCTTTCATTACCGTTTACGGCATGACGGGTCTTGAgacgaagaagtcgaagaagcgGGAAGCGGGCGAGGACTCCAATAGTAACTAGGCGCGTTGCATGTCCATTTTTGGGAGATTTTTTGTATCAAGAATATTAATGATTTGTCTGTCACATTGGTATAGTCGCTGTACGCTGTCGAGTCTCATTTGTGTCGCGCTTAGAGCGTGGTGTCCATTGGCTCCAACTTTCAACACCACTCATAAGATATTCCAGTCCCTTGCGTTAACGGAGCGAGATGTCTGAGGAATACATCAGATATAGTCTTGATACGGCATGTCGACACTAGAGCTCACCATCAATCAAGAGAGCAAGGTAATGCACCTTGCAAGTTGTCTCTACCCTATTGTTCTGCAAATTGGTCAAGAACAATCACAATCGCCGATCAGATAATGGACAGGCGCACGGGCCATATCTTGCGTCCATCAACGTCACCCAACCAGCATCCGGTCTctcggcaagatcaagggtcGATTCTGCAGAAGACTCatgtttcttgttttcttggGACCTTGTAGCAGCACCAGCCTTTCTCGAGTCTGCCTCAGACACTTCTATACTACTTCAATCAACCACCCTCGTCGCTTGGGTCCCCGCATCAGCGCTCCGACTGCATCGGCGTACTTATACTCAACATCCACAATGACCACCCCATCATCAAGTGGCCCATCCCGCGCACCCTGGCGCGAGGTCCTAGACTCCCACCTCAGCCAAACATCCGACCATGAATTCACAATCGGCACCATCGGGCGCGATGACCAGAACCGCCCCGTTCCGCGAGTGCGCACCTGTGGCTTCCGCGGCTTCTTCCCCGAGCTCACACTGCACCCCAGCGGCGCAAAGGATATGGAGCAGCAGGTAGAAGACGGCGGCAATCCCTCACTTTACGAGAGTGACCTGTTCACGCTCACCACCGATGTGCGGATGGAAAAGCTCGCGCAGTTGGAGTTGTCGAGCcaggagatcgaggctgtCTTCTGGTTGAAGGATCTCAACGCCCAGTGGCGGATTAAGGGGAAAGCGTTTGCAATTGGGAATCCCCTCGGCGAGACAGATACACAGGAGAAGTGGGCCCGGTCGGCGGTTCAAAAGGGACTGAGGGTCAAGGATGATGGCAATGCTGATACATCGGGTAAGGAGAAATGGTCTTGGGAGAAGGCTGTTACCAAGTACTTTGCCAATCACTCTCCGTTCATGAGAGGTACGTCTTTTTTTGGTGCTGCTTTCCTGTTTGTCGCATACGGAGACACAACACAATCGCTTCTTTGTCTTGGTGTCTGCTTGTCCGTGCTGACCTAGAAACCAGGCTCTTTCAGAAATCCACCACCTGGTCAGCCCAGATCACAAGAACCCAGCGATCCACGCTTGAAGATGGCGCAGAAAGTCACTGATTTGCATGACCCCGTCGCCCGTGCGAATTTCCGAGTTGTGGTCATTCAGCCTGAAGAAGTGGAGCGCTTGGATCTGACGAACCCAGAAGACGTTCGCCGGTGGAAATGGACTTTGGAGGGCAATGGTGACCATTCATCGGGGGATAATTGGGTCGAGACTGAACTGTGGCCATAGTACATGTTTGCGGATAGGAATATCTACCATATAAAACCGTAGACTACAGGTTATCGGGTCACAATAGAGCCTGTGCCAGCTTCTTGTGTCTTTCTATCAACAAAAGTGTTGCAGTTGTAGGGATATGCAAGTGCTCAAATGAGGCTGCTATTTCTCAATATCAAAATGGATGCCTTGGATAGATGCCTCCATGCAGGCCTTCTCAAACGAATTGCTCATGTCTTTGAGAAGCGATAAAAGGTctgcttttttctttcattctGCGCCGTGCAAAGTTTGCCGGAGTTGACCGTCTGAATATCGTCTTGCGCTCACAGCATATAACCAAGATCGACAAAAGCTTCTGTTCTGATAGTATTAGTGAATCTAGATTTCCATCTCATTCGATTGCTTCATATTCATTGTTAAAGTCTGTGAATGGGATTAGTAGGCGGCTGCCTGTGCGAGAGGAGCGCCTGCTTGAGGTTCTTGTTGGGAGCTGCCCTGATATCTTGTTCGTTCCTCGCTGTCGGTTCCTGCGTCCGTACATCCTCCCACACAACTGTCTCTCTCTATCCGCCACGCGCCCACATTCACATTTCTCTTCAAATCCCATACCAAATCTTTCATCTCAAAGTGAGTATAGGATCTTCTAGACTTTTGGCGCGTCGAGAACGAAAGTCTGGTGCTGACGGGACGCGTCGCAGCAAACGACATGGCTGGTGACAAGTCCGGTTCCAacgatgagaagaaggccactCGCCAGAAGGCCTGTGATGAGtgcaaggccaagaaaaaaCGGTGCACGCACCACCTGGGCGCTGAGGACGCTGCCCCCACTGCTCCTGTTGCTTTCAAGTCCGCGCCCGCTCTCAACGCCGGGCGCCGCGCCGCTGCTTCTGGCACTGTTGCTACTTCTAGTGCTGCTAACAACGTGGCCACGGCTGCGACCAACAATGAACGTCACATCATCCCGGATGCTGATATTGATGCTGTCCTGAGGGCCATCGAGGCCGGTGAGTATGACCGCCGGGAGGACAACTTTTCTGAGGCTTCCACTCTGTccgaggagcccgaggatATACCCTGGAATTCCACCCGGAGCCGCAAGCGTGGCCGTCCCACTCTGTCTGAGGAGCCTGAGGATATCGCCGCGGGCCTTACCCTCGCCCTGAAGCGCAAGCGTGGTCGTCCCTGCAAGCCCGTCGTCGCTCCCAAGCCTCGTACTCTTCCCGATCTCCCCGAGGTCGCTCTCGAGGCTGCCGGCGCCATAGCCGTTCACAAGGTCTTTGCCAAGGAGTTGCaggagaagctgggcgaGTTCGACATGAAGATCCAGGCCAGCATGCAGGCTCACAAGGCCACCCTGAACGCCGCCACCGCGGTCCGCCGCACTGTCGACAACTGGCTGGAGACCTGGGTCAATGGTCTGGCCAAGTGAGCCTCCCGCAGTGCTCCGGCGACCAGACACTTCTGTCGCCTGGTTATGATGTTATGTGTATGATCGACGATCtttgttttttctcttgacATCTGAAGGATGGTCATCCTGGGgagtttttcttttctttctgtgcCATCTCATGCAGACGAGCCGATCAAGACGGGGatctgttttgtttctttccgTGCCCTCTGATTCTAGATGAGCCGGCAGTCATGTTAATAACATCGACCATCATGACCCTGCAGTATCTGTAGGGTTCCAACCGCACACGTGATGTCGATCGACCGCTACGTCGAGTCCTTCGCAGTAAAGAAGCGCCGGAGATGATCGTATATGAGTGCGTTAGGAAGGTGTTTATCGCTTAGACCGGTGTCACCGCTGGAGTGTCACCACAATAAGTAATCCCGTCCAGGAGACAACAGCCTATCCAGTCCTTGTCTTCGGCCCCCATTATTTGGAATTGAGCACAAAAGTACGGCCGATCCTCTAGGAATGACTGGCACTCGTGTCACGACCGAGAGAAGCAACTCCGCTCGATGAgccaataataatcatggaGACGGGTTGATCTGGCTGGCCCGTCCCGCGCAGGATCGCCTTGTATGTAAGTTAAGTCCGGTCACGCCTGGTACAGACACGCCGCACCCCTGTAAACCCCGTGCGACTCCCCGAGTCCCCGACCGTTACGTGTCATGTCTGTCTTGGGAATGGCGTGAATACTTAATCCCTGGTCAGGATGCCATTCTGACAGCTGTCTTGGACCGACTTTGACTCGGATGGCGGCTGTGGTGGCTCGGTGGTGGCTCTGTGATGGCTCTGTCCCGGCCACCCCCTGACTTCTAGGGGCCTCGTTGGCTAGAACGAATTGGCCCCAGGTTATTATTAGTGAAGTTGCAGTGCAGCTTCTCTGCACCGTCAATTGCCATGACTTGCTGACCGGACTCGAGATGGATTTCATTCCCATGACAGATGGGAAGCAAACGTCTCGCAGCAACGGGTTGGGCTCCGCCCGCTGCATTTGAGGGAACTAGTCCATGGCGATCAAACTCCAACATCCACACCCGCCCCCACACCATACCTACAACTGCTCTATTAGGAGATAGGTGTCCTGTTAGCCCGTTGTCTGGAGACTATTTTCACCGCTCCTCCATGGAGGTACGTACTGTAGCCAACTCGCGAACAAATGAGGTACGATTGAACGAGGAGCCGTACCGCTGTCGGGCATGCAGCTGTCATATTAGTCTAGCGGGCCGGGGACCACACCCGCGCCCGGTCTCCCACGGTAATACCAATACCAACTCGCCCTCCCTCGCTTCTCCCGATCCTTTCAAACTCCCCTTCCCGGCCCGTCTCCCCCATAATTattcttcttgttgttggcaCTTGCCTTGCCCTCCCCAACCCCTCCTAACTCACCATCCgacttcttttcttcccgaCATTCacgctctcttcctccgtcaACTCAGAAAAGAGCGTGGTGGGAATTTAAAGCTTGCCGACCGTGCTGAAAGTGACGCCCTCGGCCGCTTCCATCACATCGAAATAATCCACCCGGTGGCGCCCCGGTTATCCCCCGACCTGCCGCCTTTATTTTGGTCGACCTCACGATTTGACGACGAAACGAACCCTCGAATATACATCTCTCGGAGAGATCTAACCATACCCCAACCCTTCTTAATCCATCTGCGACCCGTGGGTGTCCCTACGCTCCGACCATGGCTGCACCCCCGACGGATGCTCTGGGGGCCTTCACCTACCTAACAGACAACCTTCCGGCTTGGGTCACCCGTGTAGCAGAGCTCGCCAGCCACACCTCCGCCAAACACGCCGAATTCGCTGAGACCTACCGGCGGCACACATCAGGCAAAACCCGCCGGCGGAAGAACAGCTCGATCTGCTCCATCCGCACCGATGACAACATGGTCCCAATCGCCGAGCGAGCAAGCCCTCGCTTGGAAGCCACCGAGACGTCCACCAACCCGACAACCGAGCCGTCCGAGTCGGAAGAGCAACGCCCGCGGACCGGTCTCAAGCGCCGCACAGACGAGGCGCCGTCTCTCGACTCGGCGGAGCGGTACGCGTTCGTGAGTACGCGGCACAACCTCATCATCGAGTACGACGGCCACACGCAGAAGTCtctggaggagattgtgCAGGACATCGGCAAGGCGAGGAACCATCTCCGGCGTGCAAAGATTTCGACCATGCCGCGCACGGGAATCCGCTCCAACTTGCTAAGCAATGCCAGCGTGATTAACTCGTCGGCCGTCTTGAGCGGGAAGACGGAACCCACGGGTCTCGCGCGCGTTCGCAGCATGCGGACACAATCTGGTGTTGTCGGCGTTCGTGGTGCCAGTTCGGTCCGTCAGGACTCCCCCTTTGACTTTGCCGATAAACAACTCGAGCTGGCACACGGGCTCTGCGAGACGGCGGCCTATCAAATCCTCCGGTCGGGTGACTGTGCTATGGAACTCGATGGTGTGGAAGAGAAGTTTAATATGGTGCTGGACGCGGCCAGGAATGAGGTGGGGCGTCTTACggatgagaagaaacagCTGTCGCCcgaagagagggaggagagggagaaggaggcggccaAACCACCGCCCACCCCGAGTTCAGCACGAATGGCTCGCATCGCAGCAATTACTGCCGCCAGCAAGTCCTCGACACAAGggaccggcggcggcgacattGAAGTCGATGATAACTCTTCCATATCAGCCGAGTCGATTGACATGGCTGCATTCCGATCATCTCGCATTCGGGCTTGAATCCCCTTTTCTTCCCATCGTCACCAACATCATCTTTTTGCTCATCATTTTTTGAGGCACATCTCGCCTACGATTTAGCGTGTGTTGAAGCCTTTTTAGCAAAAGCATCACAACCGGTTCCATCCACAGCTTCGATTCGATCTCTTTTCGTTCTGTCTTTTACACTTCAACGCGCAGAGTTCCCATTCATTTTACAATATCTCGTGTTCCTCTTCTCGTTTGTGATGTTAACTTCACTCTGGGTTTGATCTCTTCTGTGTTTCACCGGACTACCCTATCCAtttctttctgtcctttGCATCTGCTTATGAACCCCGGAGAGcatggcgttggcgttgaaatctttttcttttcttctatcTCTAGGTTTTTCTCCAACTTGGTTCGTTCCTTAACCAGGTACTAGGTATTTCCAGCTGATATATCCCCATGAATTCAAAAATGCTTGTGTCCATCATTCTTTCTCTGTGCTTGTGTATTTTGCCATTTCGCTTATAGAAGCTCGTAGAAGGAAACCGTGCAACCATCCAGTTTAATTGAATCGTCTTCCTTTTCCCAACTGCTTAGGTATATACACACTTTCCACTACCTCTCGTCATCTTGACCAACCCCATCACCCCAAGATCACATCTTACAGAACCTTCGTTGCTGTAAGTTCCCCACATGCCATTTGTTTAGAATCTTGAGGAGAATCGGACACCTAGGGATCTATATCAGGCCTTTGCAAAACAGCGTCTGTTACTAGAACTACCAGAGATTCGGGGTTGGCTGCCGGCCTGTTCTACAAGCATCGATGTTTATCTCGCTCAATTCCCTCGACTTCGGGAGTATAATGGCCGCTAAGAAGATTCGTCTGGAAGTTCAAGCGGTGTGGGCGAAAGCCTCTTGGGCACCCCCATTTCAGCGGGGCAGCGGCCCGTCTATCGCGTGGACTAACATCCTATTACAGGATTCTGACAACCAGCAAGGCTAGCTGCAGTCATCTCCCACACTGGCCTATAGGGAGCCAGAGACGAGGTACTTTCAAGACTCGATGACGCATGTATGGATTCCTCGCCTCACTAGCAGGGACTGTCATGTATTATGGACGGCACAGCGTGTCTGTCTACCCATCAGGTCTACATGACCCCTGTTTCTTCGGATCCATGCTTCCTCATTTCGACATCCTAAATTAAACGCCCGTGAGTGGATTCAAATACCAGCA
Encoded proteins:
- a CDS encoding uncharacterized protein (ID:PFLUO_004801-T1.cds;~source:funannotate); protein product: MASSVRGLLLCLSAVFFCLQCCQAKTVQFDWNVTWVTANPDGLYDRKVVGINGQWPLPVVEVNKGDRLVVNMYNGLGDKSASIHWHGMFQNGTNNMDGPSMVTQCPIVPGSSFTYDFTVNQNGTYWYHCHTNYCYPDGYRQALIVHDTEAYFNDMYDEEFTVTMSDWYHELIEDIGPSFINLANPTGAEPLPNAFLFNDTLNTSISVQPDKTYMFRLINIGAFVGQYFYIEDHSFRIVEIDGVYVEPQEADILYIAVAQRYSILVTTKSTANKNFPIVTVADSALLDTIPSNLQLNNTNWLEYDASAAHPQAVMKVAVATELNPFDDVNLVPWDHEPLLPDPDLTIDVTVIMQDLGNGASYAFLNNISYTKPKVPTLYSVLSSGDLSTNSEIYGEFTHPYVLGHNQVVEIILNNGDTGTHPFHLHGHNFQVIERAPPYGPNFYSYLNGDPVPYNPSNHTAFPKYPARRDTLVLPPQGHFVIRFVADNPGVWFFHCHIDWHLSQGLAMTLIEAPQQIQERVSIAEDQYAACRAGGMQHEGNAAGNTEDFLDLQGQNKQVKWLPAGFTDRGIIALVFSCVAAFCGMAFITVYGMTGLETKKSKKREAGEDSNSN
- a CDS encoding uncharacterized protein (ID:PFLUO_004804-T1.cds;~source:funannotate), coding for MAAPPTDALGAFTYLTDNLPAWVTRVAELASHTSAKHAEFAETYRRHTSGKTRRRKNSSICSIRTDDNMVPIAERASPRLEATETSTNPTTEPSESEEQRPRTGLKRRTDEAPSLDSAERYAFVSTRHNLIIEYDGHTQKSLEEIVQDIGKARNHLRRAKISTMPRTGIRSNLLSNASVINSSAVLSGKTEPTGLARVRSMRTQSGVVGVRGASSVRQDSPFDFADKQLELAHGLCETAAYQILRSGDCAMELDGVEEKFNMVLDAARNEVGRLTDEKKQLSPEEREEREKEAAKPPPTPSSARMARIAAITAASKSSTQGTGGGDIEVDDNSSISAESIDMAAFRSSRIRA
- a CDS encoding uncharacterized protein (ID:PFLUO_004803-T1.cds;~source:funannotate) is translated as MAGDKSGSNDEKKATRQKACDECKAKKKRCTHHLGAEDAAPTAPVAFKSAPALNAGRRAAASGTVATSSAANNVATAATNNERHIIPDADIDAVLRAIEAGEYDRREDNFSEASTLSEEPEDIPWNSTRSRKRGRPTLSEEPEDIAAGLTLALKRKRGRPCKPVVAPKPRTLPDLPEVALEAAGAIAVHKVFAKELQEKLGEFDMKIQASMQAHKATLNAATAVRRTVDNWLETWVNGLAK
- a CDS encoding uncharacterized protein (ID:PFLUO_004802-T1.cds;~source:funannotate) yields the protein MTTPSSSGPSRAPWREVLDSHLSQTSDHEFTIGTIGRDDQNRPVPRVRTCGFRGFFPELTLHPSGAKDMEQQVEDGGNPSLYESDLFTLTTDVRMEKLAQLELSSQEIEAVFWLKDLNAQWRIKGKAFAIGNPLGETDTQEKWARSAVQKGLRVKDDGNADTSGKEKWSWEKAVTKYFANHSPFMRGSFRNPPPGQPRSQEPSDPRLKMAQKVTDLHDPVARANFRVVVIQPEEVERLDLTNPEDVRRWKWTLEGNGDHSSGDNWVETELWP